A stretch of the Archangium violaceum genome encodes the following:
- a CDS encoding heavy metal translocating P-type ATPase, whose translation MPASQPAEQPSASCRHCGSPVPEGASLKDFCCAGCEAVHRLLVDQGLTRYYSLADGKAAPAPEPKQDRGFAWLEPLVARAESSTGSVCALELDVQGIHCAACVWLMNELFRRQPGGASLTVNPALGKVRLAWRKGALDVAAFLRSVEGFGYLFGPSRKRSESASHDLPIRLGICAAITMNVMLFSVSFYVGLTPADGEVFSLFSQLSVWLSTGVVLVGGWPFFRSAWRGLRSGVLHLDLPIALGILLVFATSLLKARDGRGDLAYFDTLNTFVTLMLVGRWLQQRVLERNRRFLLEDDGADGLFTRRQEGDRLVTVRAAELRAGDVLVIAPGELVPVDAELLDARASFSTDWVTGEPDVRAVERGGEVPAGAFNAARAAAHLRARTDFQDSPLVALLRQTPAAPGRVPAHARFWNAVSRRWVLSVLLVSGLGLALWLPQGQDKALQVAVALLVVTCPCAIGIAVPLAYELTQTRLRRLGLFVRSQDLLDRLPRVRKVLFDKTGTLTLGRLELVDREAVNALAPGTRDVAFDMAARSNHPVSRCLAAALSRTGARFSAGAQVTEHPGQGLELLREDGTWRLGAPAWAAPGATGLEGTVLAREGQPLATFALRESVRADARREIQALSEAGQEVWLISGDAPERVRAMAGALGVPVEHALGGQRPEDKAEAVARIEQADTLYLGDGVNDSLAFERAFCAGTPAIDRPVLPGKSDFFLMGEGLSSIREALELSGRLRQVVRRIIGVSLVYNVVTVSVSLAGLMTPLRAAVVMPLSSLSLILFTLASLSASRQHAASEKPRALKEVPA comes from the coding sequence ATGCCGGCCTCCCAGCCAGCAGAGCAGCCCTCGGCCTCGTGCCGTCACTGCGGCAGCCCCGTCCCCGAGGGCGCGTCGCTGAAGGACTTCTGCTGCGCGGGCTGCGAGGCCGTCCACCGTCTCCTCGTGGACCAGGGTCTGACCCGGTACTACTCGCTGGCCGATGGCAAGGCGGCCCCGGCGCCCGAACCCAAGCAGGACCGGGGTTTCGCCTGGCTGGAGCCGCTCGTGGCCCGCGCCGAGTCCTCCACCGGCTCCGTCTGTGCGCTCGAGCTGGATGTGCAGGGCATCCACTGCGCCGCATGTGTCTGGCTGATGAACGAGCTGTTCCGCCGTCAGCCCGGTGGGGCCTCGCTCACCGTGAATCCGGCGCTCGGCAAGGTGCGGCTCGCGTGGCGCAAGGGCGCCCTCGACGTGGCCGCCTTCCTCCGCTCCGTCGAGGGCTTCGGCTACCTCTTCGGCCCCAGCCGCAAGCGCTCCGAGTCCGCCTCGCACGACCTGCCCATCCGGCTCGGCATCTGCGCCGCCATCACGATGAACGTGATGCTCTTCTCGGTGAGCTTCTACGTGGGGCTCACGCCCGCCGACGGCGAGGTCTTCTCCCTCTTCAGCCAGCTCAGCGTGTGGCTCTCCACCGGCGTGGTGCTGGTGGGCGGCTGGCCCTTCTTCCGTTCGGCCTGGCGCGGGCTGCGCAGCGGCGTGCTCCACCTGGACCTGCCCATCGCCCTGGGCATCCTGCTCGTCTTCGCCACCTCGCTGCTGAAGGCGCGGGATGGCCGGGGGGACCTCGCCTACTTCGACACGCTCAACACCTTCGTCACCCTGATGTTGGTGGGCCGCTGGCTTCAACAGCGCGTCCTCGAGCGCAACCGCCGCTTCCTCCTGGAGGATGATGGCGCGGACGGCCTCTTCACCCGCAGGCAGGAGGGGGACAGGCTCGTCACCGTGCGCGCCGCCGAGCTGCGCGCGGGGGATGTGCTCGTCATCGCCCCGGGCGAGCTGGTGCCCGTGGACGCCGAGCTGCTCGACGCACGCGCCAGCTTCTCCACCGACTGGGTGACGGGTGAGCCCGATGTGCGCGCGGTGGAGAGGGGAGGGGAGGTGCCCGCCGGGGCCTTCAACGCGGCCCGTGCCGCCGCCCACCTGCGTGCCCGAACGGACTTCCAGGACTCTCCGCTGGTGGCCCTGCTTCGCCAGACGCCCGCCGCGCCCGGCCGGGTGCCCGCGCATGCGCGCTTCTGGAACGCGGTGTCCCGCCGCTGGGTGCTCTCCGTGTTGCTCGTCTCCGGGCTGGGGCTCGCGCTCTGGCTGCCCCAGGGTCAGGACAAGGCGCTGCAGGTGGCGGTGGCCCTCCTCGTGGTGACGTGCCCCTGCGCCATCGGCATCGCCGTGCCGCTCGCCTACGAGCTCACCCAGACGCGCCTGCGCCGGCTCGGCCTCTTCGTGCGCAGCCAGGATCTACTGGACCGGCTTCCCCGCGTGCGCAAGGTGCTCTTCGACAAGACGGGGACGTTGACGCTCGGCCGGCTCGAGCTGGTGGACCGCGAGGCCGTGAACGCGCTCGCGCCCGGGACTCGCGACGTGGCCTTCGACATGGCCGCGCGCAGCAACCACCCGGTGAGCCGTTGTCTCGCCGCGGCCCTCTCCCGCACGGGCGCGCGCTTCTCCGCCGGCGCTCAGGTGACGGAGCACCCCGGGCAGGGCCTGGAGTTGCTCCGGGAGGATGGGACGTGGCGGTTGGGTGCTCCCGCGTGGGCGGCACCTGGGGCCACGGGGTTGGAGGGGACCGTCCTTGCTCGCGAGGGCCAGCCGCTGGCCACCTTCGCCCTGCGCGAGTCCGTGCGTGCCGATGCGCGCCGGGAGATTCAAGCGCTGAGCGAGGCGGGCCAGGAGGTGTGGCTCATCTCCGGCGACGCGCCCGAGCGGGTGCGTGCCATGGCCGGGGCGCTGGGCGTACCGGTGGAGCACGCGCTCGGTGGCCAGCGTCCCGAGGACAAGGCCGAGGCGGTGGCGCGAATCGAGCAGGCGGACACGCTCTACCTGGGCGATGGCGTCAATGACAGCCTCGCCTTCGAGCGCGCCTTCTGCGCGGGTACGCCCGCCATCGACCGGCCGGTGCTGCCGGGCAAGTCCGACTTCTTCCTCATGGGCGAGGGGCTCTCGTCCATCCGCGAGGCGTTGGAGCTCTCGGGCCGGCTGCGCCAGGTGGTGCGCCGGATCATCGGCGTCTCCCTGGTCTACAACGTGGTGACGGTGTCGGTGAGTCTCGCGGGTCTGATGACTCCCCTGCGCGCGGCGGTGGTCATGCCGCTCAGCTCCCTCTCCCTCATCCTCTTCACCCTCGCGAGCCTCTCCGCCAGCCGCCAGCACGCGGCCAGCGAGAAGCCGCGGGCGCTGAAGGAGGTGCCCGCATGA
- a CDS encoding ammonium transporter — MMSAGIVGADVAWVLVSCALVMLMVPGLALFYGGMVQGKNVLSTLMHSFGALAVVTVVWALWGYSLAFGETQGGLLGGTTHLFMKGVGLEAKGTLPHTLFFLFQGTFAAITPALISGAYAERLKFSAFLLFTVLWATFVYAPVAHWVWAPEGWLLKLGALDFAGGAVVHLTSGVSALVVALVVGRRKGARQPPHNLTFTLLGAGLLWFGWFGFNAGSALAANELAALAATNTHLAAASGAVAWGIVDLVRLKKVTALGAASGLVAGLVGITPAAGFVSPMGALAIGLLAGAVCYGGVLLKEHLNYDDALDVVGVHGVGGALGALLTGVFATVAVNPAGADGVLAAGNWALLGKQALSIVAVAAFSGLLTFVILKVVQAVMGLRVDAEAEFEGLDLHVHGERAYHSGIAMGSPSLPSREAAPTEASAPAQAPLSAEPAMEG, encoded by the coding sequence ATGATGTCGGCAGGAATCGTCGGAGCCGATGTGGCGTGGGTGCTGGTCTCGTGCGCCCTGGTGATGCTGATGGTCCCGGGACTGGCGCTCTTCTATGGGGGCATGGTGCAGGGCAAGAACGTGCTCTCCACCCTCATGCACAGCTTCGGCGCCCTGGCGGTGGTGACGGTGGTGTGGGCGCTCTGGGGCTACTCACTTGCCTTCGGGGAGACGCAGGGAGGCCTCCTCGGAGGCACCACGCACCTGTTCATGAAGGGAGTGGGACTGGAGGCCAAGGGCACGCTGCCGCACACCCTCTTCTTCCTCTTCCAGGGTACCTTCGCCGCCATCACGCCCGCGCTCATCAGCGGTGCGTACGCCGAGCGGCTCAAGTTCTCCGCCTTCCTCCTCTTCACGGTGCTGTGGGCGACGTTCGTGTACGCGCCCGTGGCGCACTGGGTGTGGGCTCCGGAGGGCTGGCTGCTGAAGCTGGGCGCGCTCGACTTCGCCGGTGGTGCCGTGGTGCACCTCACCAGTGGTGTCTCGGCGCTCGTGGTGGCGCTCGTGGTGGGTCGCCGCAAGGGCGCGCGTCAGCCTCCGCACAACCTCACCTTCACCCTGCTGGGCGCGGGGCTCCTCTGGTTCGGCTGGTTCGGCTTCAACGCGGGCAGTGCGCTGGCGGCCAATGAGCTGGCCGCGCTCGCCGCGACCAACACCCACCTGGCGGCCGCGTCCGGCGCGGTGGCCTGGGGCATCGTGGACCTGGTGCGCCTGAAGAAGGTGACCGCGCTGGGCGCCGCCAGCGGACTCGTGGCGGGTCTGGTGGGCATCACCCCGGCGGCCGGCTTCGTCTCGCCCATGGGCGCGTTGGCCATCGGCCTCCTGGCCGGCGCGGTGTGCTACGGCGGCGTCCTCCTCAAGGAGCACCTGAACTACGACGATGCCCTGGATGTCGTCGGTGTGCATGGCGTGGGCGGCGCGCTCGGGGCGCTGCTCACCGGAGTGTTCGCCACCGTGGCCGTCAACCCGGCCGGAGCCGATGGTGTCCTCGCGGCCGGCAACTGGGCCCTGCTCGGCAAGCAGGCGCTCAGCATCGTGGCGGTGGCGGCCTTCTCCGGGCTCCTCACCTTCGTCATCCTCAAGGTGGTGCAGGCGGTGATGGGCCTCCGCGTGGATGCCGAGGCCGAGTTCGAGGGGTTGGATCTCCACGTCCACGGCGAGCGCGCCTACCACTCCGGTATCGCCATGGGCAGCCCCAGCCTGCCGTCTCGCGAGGCGGCTCCCACGGAGGCCAGCGCCCCCGCGCAGGCCCCGCTCAGCGCCGAGCCCGCGATGGAGGGTTGA
- a CDS encoding sulfite exporter TauE/SafE family protein: MGALVVGITGSVHCLLMCGPLACAGLPGVKGPERWRAVLAYQSARVGSYALVGGLLGALGGGVTQALAVSTRPYLPWVMAAALVASALELGKRLRPLPGLSYLAGAVTRASAKFSLLSKSGAMGAVTPLLPCGLLYGVYAAALASGSFGGGALLMGAFALGGLPALLGAQLQTGLWQRKPRMAEFALKRAVPLLAAAVLIYRAVGVSAGHPSCH, from the coding sequence GTGGGAGCCCTGGTGGTGGGCATCACCGGCAGCGTGCACTGCCTTCTGATGTGCGGGCCGCTGGCGTGCGCGGGACTGCCGGGGGTGAAGGGCCCGGAGCGGTGGCGCGCGGTGCTCGCCTACCAGAGCGCCCGAGTGGGCTCGTACGCACTGGTGGGCGGGCTGCTGGGGGCGTTGGGAGGAGGGGTGACCCAGGCCCTCGCGGTCTCGACGCGGCCCTATCTGCCGTGGGTGATGGCGGCGGCGCTGGTGGCCTCGGCGCTGGAATTGGGCAAGCGGCTGCGCCCCCTCCCGGGGCTGTCCTACCTGGCCGGTGCCGTCACCCGGGCGAGCGCAAAGTTTTCGCTTTTGAGCAAATCGGGCGCAATGGGTGCGGTAACCCCGCTCCTGCCGTGCGGCCTGCTCTACGGCGTGTACGCGGCGGCCTTGGCGAGCGGCTCCTTTGGAGGCGGAGCCCTGTTGATGGGAGCGTTCGCGCTGGGCGGGCTCCCGGCGCTGCTGGGGGCCCAGCTCCAGACGGGCTTATGGCAACGGAAACCGCGCATGGCGGAGTTCGCGCTGAAACGCGCGGTGCCTCTGCTGGCCGCGGCGGTGCTCATCTATCGGGCGGTGGGCGTCAGCGCGGGCCACCCAAGCTGCCACTGA
- a CDS encoding di-heme oxidoredictase family protein, which yields MLNKTTGMAVTLLVASLMAGDALAATYGVQPSGSSAIFYVDTTSWADIHYRLNNGGQLNVRMTVTNGRNQYTVSNLTSGSIIDYNFTYWDVSCNCARDTPAARYTHGTVVDGGTGDAGTDGGTTDAGTDGGTTDAGTDGGGIANIVPLFNSGTPLEPALVEDTPQALITRVGERVRDRHARESEFQAYDHFLPLYFVNRTFYVEIVDQVAKGGNQITVNLHTTHPHDGTNFRAFFRGINTVAEYWHNGTFSRVNDHLYTASVSYNAKEGRAIRVGDRMEMEVGVFLQRPVEGRFNYYARAWLYIVGSGGIVPFEGVGATLDSYPMPEAAWSGGRTTLNQPYSNEPAERFMQMALNIAPVNTQTFVEGRRIHHTDFGDGSHSESGNPVFTEQQNKLGPNYIARSCVACHKNNGRGLPPAINTTLNNMVVKVGQSNGAADPQLGAKLQPFSTSGTREADARITRWDESSGQFSDGTTYRLRKPAYSFLNVIPTHYSARATPQLVGLGLLEAVPESAIAALADPNDGNGDGISGRMRTVADPQTGETRLGRFGWKAGLARLRHQVADAFNGDMGVTSSVYKTLDCGSAQTGCSGSSTELSDQDLDKIVRYIALLGVPARRNLNDAQAVRGESLFQSAGCANCHRATLTTSPYHPHAELRGQTIHPYTDLLLHDMGPGLADNLPEGNASGSEWRTPPLWGIGLTAGVSGGEAYLHDGRARNLSEAILWHGGEAESSKKAFVNMSSTDRAALIRFLQSL from the coding sequence ATGCTCAACAAGACAACCGGAATGGCAGTCACATTACTGGTCGCCAGCCTGATGGCAGGTGATGCCCTTGCCGCCACCTACGGTGTGCAGCCGTCAGGTTCATCCGCCATCTTCTACGTCGACACCACCTCCTGGGCGGACATTCATTACCGCCTCAACAACGGGGGGCAGCTCAACGTCAGGATGACCGTCACCAATGGAAGAAATCAGTACACGGTGAGCAACCTGACCAGTGGGAGCATCATCGATTACAACTTCACCTACTGGGACGTGTCTTGTAACTGTGCTCGCGATACGCCCGCGGCCAGGTACACCCACGGCACCGTTGTCGATGGAGGAACGGGCGATGCCGGTACGGACGGCGGCACGACCGACGCCGGTACGGACGGCGGCACGACCGATGCCGGTACGGACGGCGGTGGCATCGCCAACATCGTGCCCCTCTTCAACAGCGGCACGCCCCTGGAACCAGCCCTGGTGGAGGACACGCCTCAGGCCCTGATCACTCGCGTCGGTGAGCGGGTACGCGACCGTCATGCACGTGAATCGGAATTCCAGGCGTACGACCACTTCCTGCCGCTGTACTTCGTGAACCGGACGTTCTACGTCGAGATCGTGGACCAGGTCGCCAAGGGAGGAAACCAGATCACGGTCAACCTGCATACGACCCATCCCCATGATGGCACGAACTTCCGGGCCTTCTTCCGGGGCATCAACACGGTGGCGGAGTACTGGCACAACGGGACCTTCTCCCGCGTGAATGACCATCTCTATACGGCCAGCGTCAGCTACAACGCCAAGGAAGGCCGGGCGATCCGGGTTGGCGATCGCATGGAGATGGAAGTGGGCGTCTTCCTGCAACGGCCGGTGGAAGGGCGCTTCAACTACTACGCGCGTGCATGGCTCTACATCGTGGGCAGCGGCGGCATCGTCCCCTTCGAGGGCGTTGGCGCCACCCTGGACTCGTATCCGATGCCGGAGGCCGCATGGAGCGGCGGCCGGACCACGCTGAACCAGCCGTACTCGAACGAGCCCGCCGAGCGCTTCATGCAGATGGCGTTGAACATTGCGCCGGTGAACACGCAGACGTTCGTCGAGGGGCGGCGCATCCATCACACCGACTTCGGGGATGGCAGCCATTCCGAGTCGGGCAACCCCGTCTTCACGGAGCAGCAGAACAAGCTGGGGCCGAACTACATCGCGCGCTCCTGCGTCGCCTGTCACAAGAACAACGGACGGGGCCTGCCTCCCGCCATCAACACCACGTTGAACAACATGGTGGTCAAGGTGGGGCAGAGCAATGGCGCCGCGGATCCGCAGCTGGGCGCGAAGCTGCAACCGTTCAGCACCAGTGGCACTCGCGAGGCGGATGCCCGCATCACCCGGTGGGATGAGAGCAGCGGTCAGTTCAGCGACGGCACGACCTATCGGCTGCGCAAGCCGGCCTACAGCTTCCTCAATGTCATTCCCACCCACTACTCGGCGCGTGCCACCCCGCAGCTGGTCGGCCTGGGCCTGCTGGAAGCCGTGCCCGAGAGCGCCATCGCCGCCCTGGCCGATCCGAATGACGGCAACGGTGACGGCATCTCCGGCCGCATGAGGACCGTGGCGGATCCCCAGACGGGTGAGACCCGCCTGGGCCGCTTCGGCTGGAAGGCGGGCCTGGCGCGCCTGCGGCATCAGGTCGCCGATGCCTTCAACGGAGACATGGGGGTCACGAGCTCCGTCTACAAGACCCTGGATTGTGGCTCGGCGCAGACCGGCTGCTCGGGCTCCAGCACGGAGCTGAGCGATCAGGACCTCGACAAGATCGTCAGGTACATCGCCCTGCTGGGTGTCCCGGCCCGCCGCAACCTGAACGACGCGCAGGCCGTGCGGGGTGAGTCCCTCTTCCAGAGCGCGGGGTGTGCCAACTGCCACAGAGCCACGCTGACCACGAGCCCCTATCACCCGCACGCGGAGCTGCGCGGCCAGACGATCCACCCCTACACGGACCTGCTGCTGCATGACATGGGCCCTGGACTGGCCGACAACCTGCCGGAGGGCAACGCCTCGGGTTCGGAGTGGCGTACACCGCCGCTGTGGGGCATTGGCCTGACGGCCGGTGTCAGCGGTGGCGAGGCCTACCTGCACGATGGCCGGGCGCGCAACCTGTCGGAGGCCATTCTCTGGCATGGGGGTGAGGCGGAGTCGTCCAAGAAGGCCTTCGTCAACATGTCCAGCACCGACAGGGCCGCCCTGATCCGCTTCTTGCAGTCCCTCTGA
- a CDS encoding zinc-dependent alcohol dehydrogenase family protein encodes MKIYTLESGSGFDALQPSQRPDPEPGPHEVLLRLRAVSLNYRDLAILRGTYGNFPRPLVPVSDGVGEVVAVGPEVRRFKVGDRVIPAYVPDWVRGGPTAETSRRRLGGPLDGLLREYACVHEDAAIAAPAHLTDAEAATLPIAGVTAWHSLFTQGRVGPGDTVVVQGTGGVSLYALQLARLAGARVIVTSRGGDKLDRAVGLGAAHGIHTREHPDWAVRVLLLTGGRGADHVLDVVGGEGVERSIEATRMGGTVSLVGFLESPAVRFDLRRALQKVVRLQAISAGSREDLESLGRALAEHGARPVVDRIFPFSETRAAFEYLASGAQFGKVVIAVS; translated from the coding sequence ATGAAGATCTACACACTGGAAAGCGGAAGCGGTTTCGACGCCCTCCAACCCTCCCAGAGGCCGGACCCGGAGCCGGGCCCGCATGAAGTGCTGCTGCGGCTGCGCGCCGTGTCGCTGAACTACCGAGACCTCGCCATCCTGAGGGGCACCTATGGGAATTTCCCTCGTCCGCTGGTGCCCGTCTCGGACGGGGTGGGTGAAGTCGTGGCGGTGGGGCCGGAGGTGCGCCGCTTCAAGGTGGGGGACCGCGTGATTCCGGCGTATGTGCCGGACTGGGTTCGCGGCGGTCCCACCGCGGAAACCTCACGTCGGCGGCTGGGTGGTCCGCTGGACGGATTGCTGCGCGAGTACGCCTGCGTGCACGAGGATGCGGCCATCGCAGCGCCCGCGCACCTGACGGACGCGGAGGCTGCGACGCTGCCCATCGCCGGGGTCACCGCATGGCACTCGCTCTTCACCCAGGGGCGCGTGGGTCCGGGAGACACGGTGGTGGTGCAGGGCACGGGTGGGGTGTCGCTGTACGCGCTTCAACTCGCACGGCTGGCGGGGGCGCGGGTCATCGTCACCTCCCGCGGTGGGGACAAGCTGGATCGCGCGGTGGGACTGGGCGCGGCGCATGGCATCCACACGCGGGAACACCCGGACTGGGCGGTGCGCGTCCTGCTGCTCACGGGGGGGCGCGGGGCGGACCATGTGCTGGATGTGGTGGGAGGGGAGGGCGTCGAGCGTTCCATCGAGGCCACGCGCATGGGCGGGACGGTGAGCCTGGTGGGCTTCCTGGAGAGCCCCGCGGTGCGGTTCGACCTGCGGCGCGCTTTGCAGAAGGTGGTGCGGCTCCAGGCGATATCGGCGGGAAGCCGCGAGGATCTGGAGTCGCTAGGGCGGGCGCTCGCCGAGCACGGGGCGCGGCCGGTGGTGGACCGTATCTTTCCGTTCAGCGAGACGAGAGCCGCGTTCGAGTACCTCGCCAGCGGGGCTCAGTTCGGAAAGGTGGTCATCGCCGTCTCATGA
- the rpmB gene encoding 50S ribosomal protein L28 yields MSKVCQVSGKRPLVGNNVSHANNKTKTRSLPNLQYHRYWVPSLNRFVRLRVSTHGIRIINKRGIDRVVAELLARGERF; encoded by the coding sequence ATGTCCAAGGTGTGTCAGGTCTCGGGAAAGCGCCCACTGGTGGGCAACAATGTCAGTCACGCGAACAACAAGACGAAGACCCGCTCACTGCCGAATCTGCAGTACCACCGGTACTGGGTGCCGAGCCTGAACCGCTTCGTCCGGCTGCGTGTCAGCACTCACGGTATCCGCATCATCAACAAGCGCGGCATCGACCGGGTGGTGGCGGAGCTGCTCGCGAGGGGCGAGCGCTTCTGA
- a CDS encoding DUF4214 domain-containing protein: MNRLKLLSIVGLMTLVWSSAAHALVYGVNIHPPHVSTVDKARQMALVLSQRNVRSVRLDISPNSNITWLTQVVTAFKERNVEVEAMLYDPKNNNYTCGTQATEQQAYDATKNIVNQMKHLITVWELQNERQLKIAPGSSAMDASPYNNDCGRREAAVNRGMARAIKDVRASSGIPLRIVLGFIGRAYGFIDFMISQGVEFDVLGYHIYPWEEQANPDTDPWFGSGGLFANMARFNRPVKINEFNCAEIYAGDPNTPYGDRTLYENLAGKPMTEACFRGITRHLKIILSQTKVNVESMHFYELLDQPELDSLSESRFGLMYDINTPKIHLFLVSAFAGGDLSTAERTAITSRGLLTNAQIDAYRDAAGGGGEPPPSDEEPPEVHDSMTHADYVKYLYEILLGRVGDSGGLTTWTNALLNGSMTRIELQIAFLESNEYKVNRLATGNYAPASTMNAMSNTYFVSYAYAVLLGRDPDASGLATYVDALQSGATRGDVVESLINSAEYKARYGL, from the coding sequence ATGAACCGACTCAAATTGCTGTCCATCGTCGGCCTGATGACCCTGGTGTGGTCATCGGCGGCCCACGCCCTGGTCTATGGAGTGAACATCCACCCGCCGCACGTCAGCACGGTGGATAAAGCCAGGCAGATGGCACTTGTCCTGAGCCAGAGGAACGTTCGTTCCGTCCGGTTGGACATCTCTCCCAATTCGAACATCACCTGGCTCACGCAGGTCGTTACCGCTTTCAAGGAGCGGAACGTCGAAGTGGAAGCCATGCTGTATGATCCGAAGAACAACAATTATACCTGTGGGACCCAGGCCACGGAACAGCAGGCCTATGATGCCACGAAGAACATCGTCAATCAGATGAAGCATCTGATTACGGTTTGGGAGCTCCAGAACGAGCGGCAGCTGAAGATCGCGCCCGGCTCGTCCGCCATGGATGCCTCTCCCTACAACAATGATTGTGGCCGGCGTGAGGCCGCCGTCAACCGCGGCATGGCCCGGGCCATCAAGGATGTCAGGGCGAGCTCCGGGATTCCCCTGCGAATCGTTCTGGGGTTCATCGGCCGGGCCTATGGATTCATCGACTTCATGATCTCCCAAGGCGTGGAGTTCGATGTCCTGGGTTATCATATCTACCCTTGGGAGGAGCAGGCGAACCCGGATACGGATCCCTGGTTTGGTTCCGGTGGGCTTTTCGCCAATATGGCTCGCTTCAACAGGCCCGTTAAGATCAACGAGTTCAACTGCGCGGAGATCTACGCGGGAGATCCCAACACCCCTTACGGTGATAGGACCCTGTATGAGAACCTCGCCGGAAAGCCGATGACCGAGGCCTGTTTCAGGGGCATCACGAGGCATCTGAAGATCATCTTGTCCCAGACGAAGGTCAACGTCGAGTCGATGCATTTCTACGAGCTTCTGGATCAGCCCGAGCTCGATTCTCTGTCCGAGAGCCGCTTCGGGTTGATGTATGACATCAACACTCCGAAGATCCACCTCTTCCTGGTCTCCGCTTTCGCCGGGGGAGACCTCAGCACGGCGGAAAGGACCGCGATCACGAGCCGCGGGTTGCTGACCAATGCGCAGATCGACGCGTATCGAGACGCGGCGGGTGGGGGCGGTGAGCCTCCTCCCTCGGATGAGGAGCCTCCCGAGGTCCACGACTCGATGACGCATGCCGACTATGTGAAGTACCTCTATGAGATCCTGCTGGGCCGGGTGGGCGATTCAGGCGGGCTGACGACCTGGACCAACGCGCTCCTGAATGGCTCGATGACCCGTATCGAGCTGCAGATCGCCTTCCTCGAGTCCAATGAGTACAAGGTCAACAGGCTCGCCACGGGCAACTATGCTCCCGCCTCGACGATGAACGCGATGTCCAACACGTACTTCGTGTCCTATGCGTACGCCGTCTTGTTGGGGCGGGATCCCGATGCCTCCGGGCTCGCCACCTATGTCGACGCGCTGCAGTCGGGAGCGACTCGCGGCGACGTGGTGGAGTCCCTCATCAACAGCGCCGAGTACAAGGCCCGGTACGGGTTGTAG
- a CDS encoding LysR family transcriptional regulator yields the protein MHGMLAWDDLRYFLAVYRHGTHAAAGRALRVAATTIGRRLGALETELGVKLLRRTPGGLVPTEAGERLRAHAERVEAEVLASERELTGEDQRVAGPVRLTSGDGLAVYVLTPRLLELRAKHPDLEVELRADPRVLDLSRREADVAVRAFRPREPSLLARRLVPFPFRVYGSEPYFARRGRPSSLRDLSQHDWVVPDAAQESSPHEVWRRRNASGGRIVVRTSATTLLMTACAEGHGLAMVPELLAAREPRLVPVLPRATGLPTGELWAVTHPDLRHSARVNAVLEWLVRVLAPSR from the coding sequence ATGCACGGCATGTTGGCCTGGGATGATCTGCGTTACTTCCTCGCCGTTTACCGCCATGGCACCCATGCGGCGGCCGGGCGAGCGCTGCGTGTCGCCGCTACCACCATCGGCCGGCGGCTCGGGGCACTCGAAACGGAGCTCGGAGTGAAGCTGCTACGGCGCACGCCGGGCGGACTGGTTCCCACGGAGGCCGGAGAGCGGCTGCGTGCCCATGCCGAGCGCGTGGAGGCCGAGGTGCTCGCCTCCGAGCGGGAGCTGACCGGCGAGGACCAACGCGTGGCGGGTCCGGTGCGCCTCACGTCGGGGGACGGCCTGGCCGTGTACGTGCTCACGCCCCGGCTGCTGGAGCTACGGGCGAAGCACCCGGACCTGGAGGTGGAGCTGCGCGCCGATCCTCGCGTGTTGGATCTATCGCGCCGGGAGGCGGACGTGGCGGTCCGCGCGTTCCGACCCCGAGAGCCATCGCTGCTGGCGCGGCGGCTCGTCCCCTTTCCCTTCCGCGTGTACGGCAGCGAGCCCTACTTCGCGCGGCGCGGGCGGCCCTCGAGCCTACGCGACCTGTCCCAACACGACTGGGTGGTGCCCGACGCCGCGCAGGAGTCCTCGCCCCACGAGGTATGGCGGCGCCGGAATGCCTCCGGAGGCCGGATCGTGGTGCGCACCAGTGCCACCACCCTCCTCATGACCGCCTGTGCCGAGGGACATGGGCTGGCCATGGTACCGGAGCTGCTCGCCGCCCGTGAGCCACGCCTGGTGCCCGTCCTTCCACGCGCCACCGGGCTCCCCACCGGAGAGCTGTGGGCAGTCACCCATCCGGACCTGCGCCACAGCGCTCGCGTCAACGCGGTGCTCGAATGGCTGGTGCGGGTGCTCGCGCCCTCCCGCTGA
- the rpsR gene encoding 30S ribosomal protein S18 — protein sequence MVDETMRKEERGSRFREPLRRDDDERRSSRGGPGRRKPNPLGAARSVDFKDVQLLKYFVTERGKLIPRRITGVTAQQQRQVARAVKRARMLGLLPYVHHGS from the coding sequence GTGGTGGACGAGACGATGAGGAAAGAGGAGCGGGGGAGCCGGTTCCGGGAACCCCTCAGGAGAGACGACGATGAGCGCCGCTCCTCGCGTGGCGGACCGGGACGCCGCAAACCCAATCCACTCGGGGCGGCCCGGAGCGTGGACTTCAAGGACGTGCAGCTCCTCAAGTACTTCGTGACGGAGCGTGGGAAGCTCATTCCTCGCCGGATCACCGGAGTGACGGCCCAGCAGCAGCGCCAGGTGGCCCGGGCGGTGAAGCGCGCGCGAATGCTCGGGCTGCTGCCCTACGTCCATCATGGCTCCTGA